In Juglans regia cultivar Chandler chromosome 13, Walnut 2.0, whole genome shotgun sequence, the DNA window TTTGTCGATCCAGCTAATTTTCAGGGAGAGAttgattcaatttttattttagttttagtttttgatATGGCATATCACTTGTTCATATACCCTGATATGTGTTTTAGTTGTTTCATGGTCTGTCTACGATTATGTTATACGGACATGAAGGGGCTGTTTACTCATCAATTTCAGTGCATCATCAAATTTCTTAccatttgtttattttggagCTCAGTTATATTTAACTTCGCAACATGGTTGTTATATTGCAGTGAATATTATTCCACTTTTTATTCAACGATATTTCTATTTGGGTAATTTCCATAATGGCTGCTTTCTGTTAATTCAGAAGGTTGCAGATGGTTGAATAAGTACATTATTGATAGAAGTCTTGTTTTGTATGACTTCAATGCATACTTGATGTACCCACAACTGGTTCTGAGGTCAATGGAGTtctttatattgtttatttggTTGGAGGATGACGTTTTCCTTCATGGCTAGGTTGGAAATGTTGAAGCGTTAAATTGTTATTATGCACGTGGAGAGCAGAACTCCAAATTTCAGAGGCGTAGCTATTGGATGCTGGATCCGTAagtagaaatttatttattagaactGTATATTTCTAATACCGTTCCGTTTCCTgctatgaatagtaatttttactCTGAAGATTGTTTATACAGACTCTTGTTATGCAAAGTTTAGACAGGCCTTGAAATTTCAATGTGCACTtgtgcatattatatattttgccAACTTACCATTTCAATTAACAAAATTCAATTATTGGATTAATGTATTGGAGATTCATATTTACTTACGTGCTATTTTCCTTGGCAGGGCATATGAGCACATTGTTCTGGTACATTACAGAGACTTAACTGAGGTGAGTTTCTGGATCATGGTTTTAGGCTTTTAGCCAAGGTTGTCCTCATTTTAGTTATACCCAAACGTTTGTTGGCCTCACCTGAGTTGTTTATAATGGCTTAGATCAATCAATTGCATTTCCCAGTTATATATTCTTCTTTTCCTCAGCTTAGTTTTCAATGCTTCTCAGCCATTGGTTGCTTTATCCCACTGCGATGGGCCTGTGTGGCATGCCCAAGCATGGTTTTAAGACCTACTGGGCTGAAACTGCCATCTCTTATGGGTCATAAGCACCTATGAAGGGCTTGCCAACTGTTTCTAGCAGAACAGTGACATCACAGAACCGGGTTGTGTTGATAATGCTGTAAACTTCTCTTTTTCTGGGTGCTTCTGTACCAGATGTCAGCCATGTCACTATCTCTTGTATTGTGATCTAAGGGTGTCTTAATATGTATGAGTTCTTTTTGTCCTGAACTCTCCACTGACtgcaattttaattttgaaaattgcaCATAATATATGTAGTCCTTTCTAAATTAAACTCAACCTAGCATAATAGACCTCCTCACCCCTGGGGGTGGTGGTTGGGCCCCAACAAGGATTGTAGATGTTGTTTTGTTTGCAAAGCATTAACTTCTATTTCTTTGATTGGCTGTTATTTAATACTTTCAATGTTTGCAATAGATAGATCAAGCTTCAAACTAACATAAATGTTTGCATTATGGGTTGCAGGGAAAGCACAGTCCTGGATCTTTTGCATTGTTATCCCCAGGATCCTCTTCTAGCTACAGTCAGAGTCCTACCTCTTATATTACGCAAAATCCAGGCTCTAACTCCAAACCTAGTGACTTTGATCCTTACAAGAGTTCATCTAGTCCAGGCTCAGAAGTTAGTTCTGAGATAGCCATTAAGAATAATGGTGTGGATGACCTGGAGAGGGTGGGTAGAACAGGACAGAAAGAAAACTCCGATGAGCTTCAGGTTACTCAAGCTTTGCGAATGCTTGAGGAGCAATTAAGTTTGGATGAAGAGAGCTTCAAAGATATTAGTCTATTCTACAATCGGTATGAAAATTCAAATGATTCAGATATTTCAGAATATGAAATTAAGAACTCCAAGCAGGATGAACATGCAGCTTTACTGCACGGACCAGAATATATTGATATGTACTATGGGCCACATGCTGGAGTGCAGAACTCAAACAGCCTTGAGCTTCTTCATAATgcaggttctttttttttttttttttgcgtctTCCATCTGGTGCTTAGAATTGTTGTAATGAACTTGTGTTTGCCTTAATTCAGCATGTGGAAATTCTTTATCATTATTGAGCTGAAGTGTTGATTTTCGAATACTTTAGTTCTCATAACTTTGATGTGCTCCTTTTCAGcctctaaaaaatatacatcatataaaatagatctagtGTGAGTGTGACATACCGTAGAGAAGTGACAggagacaaaaacaaaaaaatgtacATAGGCATTGCGATATAGCTTTTGAAAATAACTCCATGTGTGAACTCGAgcataataaaagataaatgttGCTTGGTTTCTATATGAATCTTGGAAATACTTTATATGCTTGCTGCGATTGAAGTTTCTGAAAACAAGGAATGTTAATGTTTAAAAAACTCCAATGCAAGTATTGCTTAGCGTGAGAAAAATGACTCCCTTCCTAGGTACCCAACTCTGTGTGAGAGCACAAGCTCTAAAAACATGAGGGTGATGCGAGGAGAATCACATGAATATGTAAAGCAACATATGATTGCAAGGCCCTACCAAAGAGTATGTCGAGGgccaaaattttcattattctaATACGTTGAAACATCAAAATTGATTGGTTGACATGTGAGAGAACTAATGAGTGGGAATCCGGCATCCATCCTTTCACCATgtgactaattattttctttaaaatactaTAGGaatattaaggaaaaaaaactgTTGAAATCCCATGCCTCTTTCCTGCGTCAAAAATGATGTTTATGCCCCTAAACTTGTTAAGTCCACTTTCTAGATTTTCTGTGTCAGATTCTTCAGTTTACATCATGATTTGGTCACCTCAAATAATGGATTGCCtgccttctttctttctccttttcccaAAGGTTTGTGCTTGCAGTAGTTTCCAGCTTGAAAAATGTCATaatgttctcaaattttcaaGTCAATCTTAGTTTGCTTTCTCTTCTTTCGTTTGCCATTGTTGCTGATGGAATCATAGGAAACATTACAACCAATCTTTGGACATGATTTTGCAGATGAAAGTAAAGGATCTTCATCTTGGGAAGTGGTGTTTGAGTCATTTAACACTTCATCAGATGTTGAGTCCCAGCAGAAGCATTTGTATACATTGGATGTAAACGTGAGTACTACGAAGAATCTCTTGATGACTCCTAATTCACTTCTATTATGTCTCTCATAATACATCTATTTTCAGATTAACTCCTGGTTGCATTAGTGGTTAATTTTTATGCACTTACCAGAACACTTACCATTTACAATATGCCTTTATACTGTCTCTCCACGTCTCTACCTCTATAGTACTTCATAAATCATCCTTCCAAATCagcacaaaattttttcatttctacaCTTTTTCTTATTACATCAGGAAAataatctctctctttcaagGAAGGTGCCAAAGGAAGAGGAGCATAGTGATTGGCTGAATTTCAATGTAGATAATGCTGAAAATGGTATGATTTCCTCTATTTCTGATACTAATTTGACAGGGTTTGGCATCTAGTGAAATTTTAGTAAGCTTTGACAACCATATTGTGTTTCCAGCTTCTTTGTTGCCGCATAAAGATGCTGACAGCTTCAAATTTCCCGAATATTCTTCAGCGATAGAAACTCATGAAATTACTTCTGACTACTACACGACATTGCTTGGACAAGACCAAACAGGAATGCTTCTTGAACCAAATTCAAGTTTGACTGTCGCCGAAAAACAGAAATTCACCATTCGGGAAATATCCCCTGAATGGGGTTATGAAACTGAGGCCACAACGGTGTGTATCGTGTCATACCATGTATTTTGTACTTTTTCCTTGGATTTATTATGCTTCCTCAGTACAGTGGTATTGTTTCCATGACTGAATATTTGGTCTGTATAAGGGATCTACGATTTCTCTAGCATCTAAAATAAGGTTGCATCTGTTGAGTGGTCAAATGGAATCCTAATCCTACAACAGTATATTCTTATTTCTTCAAAAACCTTTCCAATTCATCCTACGATGAATGAAGCACTATCAGTTCAATCCTTAGCTTGGTTTTGATATAGAATCAAAATTGAGGTATCTTTATGGCTTGCTGCTGCCAATTTTCCCATATTTGCTGCCATGCTAGCAATTGTCCAACTTAAAGAGACTGTTGATGCTGTTGAACATATAACTTGGTTTAGTGAGAATTCAAccttaatattttgttttcacCAAAATGGGTTTAGTGCATGTGGCATGGACTTAACCCAGGTCCACCCCAGAAATTCTTGAGTGGCctcataaatttttcaaaaggtAGAAAATGTTTCTAATACTGGGCGTCTAATGGCAAATGTTTTACTAAATGGATTTTAATCTACCTACATAAGGTTTGATTGAGATCTGATGATCCAGCATGCACTCCCCATGCGGATTCTCTATCATAGGATATATTTTTGCCATAATTTTGTTTGTTGATACAGGTTGTTTTGTGGAGTTTAAGTTCAAATTCTGATGTCCAAAATTCTCAATGCAGGTCGTCATCATTGGATCTTTCCTCTGTGACCCATTGGAATCTACCTGGGCTTGCATGTTCGGTGACGTCGAAGTTCCTGTTCAGATCATTCAGGAAGGTGTCATCCGTTGCGAAGCTCCATCTCACCTTCCTGGAAAGGTGACACTCTGCATTACTTCTGGTAATCGGGAATCCTGCAGTGAAGTCAGAGAGTTTGAGTATCGAATGAAGACAAGAACTTGCACGTACTGCGCTTCAACTAATACAGAAGCCAATAAGAGTCCAGAAGAGTTGTTGTTACTTGTTAGATTCGTGCAGTTGCTTCTGTCTGATTCATTGATATATAAAAGAGACAATGTGGAATCTGAAATTGATGTATTGAGAAGAGTCAAAGCTGATGATGATTCATGGAGTCATGTCATAGACGCTTTATTAGTTGGGAGTGGAACTTCATCCGGTACCATTGATTGGGTTCTTCAAGAGCTTCTCAAAGACAAGTTGCACCAGTGGCTTTCTTCCAGATCCCAGGAAGGACGTGACCAGACAGACTGTTCCTTGTCCATGAAAGAGCAAGGAACAATACACATGATTGCCGGGTTGGGCTTTGAGTGGGCTGTAAACCCTATTCTCAGTAGTGGAATCAATATAAATTTCCGTGACATTAATGGATGGACTGCTCTTCATTGGGCTGCACGTTTTGGAAGGTAAGTGTCATCCTGGTGTACTTAACGAACTTGTCACCTGATCGATTCAAAAGAATTAATATTTCAACCAAGTGAAAATTTGTAGCTTTTAAAGAAATTGAGGAAGTATAATGCAGTAATGAAAAAGATACATGTTATTTAcagaattttatatattaaattataccaAATACTGTATGTTTAAGGTAAGCATAGTATTGTACGCCCCTGGATTTCATATTCTAATTGTCTCAGTTTGAAGATTTGGTTGTAAATAAGAGCTTCTCTCCCATTTGGGTGGCAGTCCCTTAAAACTGTTacataatattatgtatatttgAACTTCCCAACTTGTTCATGAGAAATCTATCACTTTAGTTGATATTCAGTATAACTAGTCAAATATATACATCATGTAGCTAAGAATGTGGACACACCAGCGAGAAAGGATTAGCATTGTGCTTCATTATGCGGAACCAGGAAGGAATTAACTTTGTATATTGTCATATCAATGTTCATATCGCTAGTTTTCATCACCTAAATAAGCCTAATGGTATATACTACACTCTTATCCCACTTTGAACTCACTATGTAAATGTGGCAATTTTTATCACCCCCATATCATCTCTTGTaccttttttaaaagaaaaatcaaaggtTGGTAAACAATGCCACCTCATCATAGTAGGATAAGAGCGAGATGAGGGTGTAGTATTTAGAATTTTCCCCCAAGTAAATGTGATCAGCACAGTTAATACATTCCTTAAATAGGATTACTTCGGCCAGCAGTGGAGTTGTAGTATGTCATTAGTATTAAGGTTGATCACTGAGTCAAGAATTTATATGCAGTAGATGTTTATCTATATAATGACTAAGGCTGTTGATCTCTGTTTCCTTTTTTACCTCTACATCGGGTATTAATTATAATGCCTCTATGTTCTTAAGAGATGTAGCATTCAAATATTGTTCTTCTGTAATAGGGAAAAAATGGTTGCTGCACTTATTGCTTCTGGTGCATCAGCTGGGGCTGTGACTGATCCCACTTCCCAAGATCCACAAGGCAAAACCCCAGCATCCATCGCAGCTGCCAGTGGGCACAAGGGACTTGCAGGTTATCTTTCAGAGGTGGCACTAACTAGCCATCTGTCATCCCTCACAATGGAAGAAAGTGAGCTTTCTAAAGGCTCCGCGGAGATTGAAGCAGAAATGACTGTGAATAGCATCTCAAATGGGAGTCTCGCAGATAATGGAGATCAGCTCTCCCTTAAAGATACATTAGCTGCTGTTCGGAATGCAGCTCAGGCTGCTGCACGAATACAATCAGCTTTCCGTGCTCATTCTTTCAGGAAAAGACTTCAGAGAGAATCTGCTGTTAGTGTAGATGACTATGGCATCAATTCAGATGACATTTCAGCTTTGTCAAACCTAGTATTTCGTAACCCACGTGAATACAATTCAGCTGCATTATCTATTCAGAAGAAGTATCGAGGTTGGAAAGGTCGAAAGGCTTTCTTAGCATTTCGCCGGAAAGTTGTGAAGATACAGGTATCACATTTTCTATATAATGTGTTAATTCTAACATGTAGTTGCATAATACGCtgaaaattaggatttttttccCGTGATTTTTTAAGGTAGGGATTCTTCCTGTACATTTAGCATCTTGCATAGTGGTGAACTTTTTTGATGAGTAAAGGAGTATATAAGTgtatctttttcctttctttttattttcttgatgacAGTGACTTGTTCATATCCTTTTAACTGAAACCTTTGTAACTAGGTAGTGTGAGGGATTATTAACTTCTATTGCTTTTGCAGGCTCATGTGAGAGGTTATCAGGTAAGGAAGAGTTACAAGGTCATCTGTTGGGCTGTTGGGATTCTAGACAAGGTTGTACTACGATGGCGACGGAAGGGAGTTGGTTTGCGAGATTTCCTGAGTGGGACAGATACCATTGATGAAACTGAAGATGAAGACATTCTCAGGGTGTTTCGCAAGAAGAAAGTGGATTTGGCTATTGATGAGGCCGTTGCTTTGGTTATATCCATGGTTGAGTCTCCAGAGGCCCGTTGGCAATATCGTCGCGTGCTTCAAAGATACCGGCAAGCTAAGGTAAGTAGGCTAGAATCTTGAATTGGCATTCAATTATGTGTTTATGATCAACCCCTATTCATGTGTCCCCAAGGGTTTTTTGGTCGACAGCCCTTCTGACCATAATCCCAACACTTCTCTTCTAACTCAAATTCAAGTCTTGGGAGTGTAACTACTTCTTAAATGAGCTGTAGAAGATGAGTGAGTTCCAACTTGCAAGTCTTGATTTCATCTTATATGGTCATGATCGACTGGTTCACTTGGCATCCTTTTGTTTTCCAGTTCAGATCCATGCTCTGTTAAGAAagttaatttcttattttgccCAAAGCACATAAGGCAGGTTGTGTAGAAGTTGATTAATATAACACGACAACTTCAataatttccaaaatatttgtgaataatcattttaacattttagcCTAAAAGTTGTGGTCTCATCATATTGACATTTCCATTTGCTTGGTTGTGTATGTAAGTTAACGATTTCTTCAACTATTCATGCAGGCTGAACTTGGTAGCACAGACAGTGAAGTAATGGGATCATCTTCTCTAGGTCGTATATCCAATATGAAAGATGAAGTTATGTATCACTTCCCATAGAAGCATCCGTTAATCATCCTAACTAATATTAGGTTGGCCCAATTTTACTTTGCTTGATGATAGTGATCTCCAGATTTAGTTTGTGCTTAATGGGTCGGATTTCGCAGCAATTGTAAAGCGATTAATGAGCCtttattatatcatatgtaAATGCTCTGAATGCAATTTCAGTAAATAGCTTGTAATTGATTTGCTCGTCTCCCAAAAGTGATGCATGCCATCCCGGCATGTGCCCTCTCTGCTGCATTAGTTGCATGCACAATTCTGAGGCTTTGGAGGTATCTTATTTCCCATTCATATTCGAGTATCTAAAGGATCAGTGCGTTGCTATTTCTGTCACCACACTACAATCCCTCTGAATtggattgcataaaaaaataataaataaataaataaataaaactatacGGTTTTCATGGTATCTCCCTTTTTTATTCAATGAAACTTTGCTAAGAAAGCTTTATGCCATCGtgtcattaaaattatttacgtAAATagcaattttaataataaatttaaggaaaatgctaagcGTTTCGCTACTAGCTCCCGTTGGGAGCTACCGCTTGCATtagtgtatatttttttatgtattttttttaaaaaaattttatatagatttttttaataattttaaatatttttaaaaaataaaaaaattcataatatcattaaaaaatacttcttgaatcacgaaatatttattttattttgtgattaaagaagtattttttaatgattttttttactttatgattaaagaaatatttttttaataatattctaaatttttttttaatatttaaaaatattaaaaaataatttttataaaaaataattaaaaaatatatatcagagCAGCAGTAGCTCCAGCGGTGGTCCAGCAGTActctaaatttatatatatactccaaAAAGTATTCAACAGTTACTACTACTCAATAATTAGTCGGTTGATTGCCCTCAACTATTACACGTACCAGTTGTTATTAAGAAGTGTGGTGTGGGCTGGTTGCACATGTTTGAACCGCAAACACCAAAGTCTCTGACTCTCTGGCCCATATGCCACGACAGGCTCAATGGCCACGTGTGCATCATCTGAAGGATATGACTTCCTACTCGAATCGAATCGTAGTTCTATCTAGTTTTGTCGTCAGAGTTCAATCCCTCACTGCTATCTCTGTCATGGATTCAAACAACAAACTGGAGCTAATAAACATCGCGATCCAGAGAGTTATAGAGGAGAAGAAGATCAAACAAGTCAGCAGTACCAGCGATGGCCTCGTGGAAGACGACCTCGATGATCACCTTCTCCTCTCCGGATTGCTCTCTCAGGTtaatttcctctc includes these proteins:
- the LOC109003200 gene encoding calmodulin-binding transcription activator 4-like isoform X2, which gives rise to MTQLGYDIRDLFQEAQTRWLKPVEVLFILQNHEKYQLTEKPPRQPTSGSLFLFNKRVLRFFRRDGHNWQKKKDGRTVGEAHERLKVGNVEALNCYYARGEQNSKFQRRSYWMLDPAYEHIVLVHYRDLTEGKHSPGSFALLSPGSSSSYSQSPTSYITQNPGSNSKPSDFDPYKSSSSPGSEVSSEIAIKNNGVDDLERVGRTGQKENSDELQVTQALRMLEEQLSLDEESFKDISLFYNRYENSNDSDISEYEIKNSKQDEHAALLHGPEYIDMYYGPHAGVQNSNSLELLHNADESKGSSSWEVVFESFNTSSDVESQQKHLYTLDVNVPKEEEHSDWLNFNVDNAENASLLPHKDADSFKFPEYSSAIETHEITSDYYTTLLGQDQTGMLLEPNSSLTVAEKQKFTIREISPEWGYETEATTVVIIGSFLCDPLESTWACMFGDVEVPVQIIQEGVIRCEAPSHLPGKVTLCITSGNRESCSEVREFEYRMKTRTCTYCASTNTEANKSPEELLLLVRFVQLLLSDSLIYKRDNVESEIDVLRRVKADDDSWSHVIDALLVGSGTSSGTIDWVLQELLKDKLHQWLSSRSQEGRDQTDCSLSMKEQGTIHMIAGLGFEWAVNPILSSGININFRDINGWTALHWAARFGREKMVAALIASGASAGAVTDPTSQDPQGKTPASIAAASGHKGLAGYLSEVALTSHLSSLTMEESELSKGSAEIEAEMTVNSISNGSLADNGDQLSLKDTLAAVRNAAQAAARIQSAFRAHSFRKRLQRESAVSVDDYGINSDDISALSNLVFRNPREYNSAALSIQKKYRGWKGRKAFLAFRRKVVKIQAHVRGYQVRKSYKVICWAVGILDKVVLRWRRKGVGLRDFLSGTDTIDETEDEDILRVFRKKKVDLAIDEAVALVISMVESPEARWQYRRVLQRYRQAKAELGSTDSEVMGSSSLGRISNMKDEVMYHFP
- the LOC109003200 gene encoding calmodulin-binding transcription activator 4-like isoform X1, which encodes MTQLGYDIRDLFQEAQTRWLKPVEVLFILQNHEKYQLTEKPPRQPTSGSLFLFNKRVLRFFRRDGHNWQKKKDGRTVGEAHERLKVGNVEALNCYYARGEQNSKFQRRSYWMLDPAYEHIVLVHYRDLTEGKHSPGSFALLSPGSSSSYSQSPTSYITQNPGSNSKPSDFDPYKSSSSPGSEVSSEIAIKNNGVDDLERVGRTGQKENSDELQVTQALRMLEEQLSLDEESFKDISLFYNRYENSNDSDISEYEIKNSKQDEHAALLHGPEYIDMYYGPHAGVQNSNSLELLHNADESKGSSSWEVVFESFNTSSDVESQQKHLYTLDVNENNLSLSRKVPKEEEHSDWLNFNVDNAENASLLPHKDADSFKFPEYSSAIETHEITSDYYTTLLGQDQTGMLLEPNSSLTVAEKQKFTIREISPEWGYETEATTVVIIGSFLCDPLESTWACMFGDVEVPVQIIQEGVIRCEAPSHLPGKVTLCITSGNRESCSEVREFEYRMKTRTCTYCASTNTEANKSPEELLLLVRFVQLLLSDSLIYKRDNVESEIDVLRRVKADDDSWSHVIDALLVGSGTSSGTIDWVLQELLKDKLHQWLSSRSQEGRDQTDCSLSMKEQGTIHMIAGLGFEWAVNPILSSGININFRDINGWTALHWAARFGREKMVAALIASGASAGAVTDPTSQDPQGKTPASIAAASGHKGLAGYLSEVALTSHLSSLTMEESELSKGSAEIEAEMTVNSISNGSLADNGDQLSLKDTLAAVRNAAQAAARIQSAFRAHSFRKRLQRESAVSVDDYGINSDDISALSNLVFRNPREYNSAALSIQKKYRGWKGRKAFLAFRRKVVKIQAHVRGYQVRKSYKVICWAVGILDKVVLRWRRKGVGLRDFLSGTDTIDETEDEDILRVFRKKKVDLAIDEAVALVISMVESPEARWQYRRVLQRYRQAKAELGSTDSEVMGSSSLGRISNMKDEVMYHFP